A genome region from Anastrepha ludens isolate Willacy chromosome 3, idAnaLude1.1, whole genome shotgun sequence includes the following:
- the LOC128857439 gene encoding jerky protein homolog-like — MPNKRKKNTLSLETKVQILEKLDQGIQGKLLALEFDVAPSAITYIKSMKSSILSAVSNTYHKANKKSLHIAEYTKMEARLYEWFLNQREKKCTLTGPILKEKANQILKVEYPDKDEITFSASDGRFSKFKKRHGIRFLKICGEILSSDVASVTRFIHRFRAKVDEMGLMESQIYNVDETGLFYRCLPDKTYVSLFEKTTPGYKIQKERISVLLGVNADGSHKLMPLLIGKAKKPRSFQGFNNPLHDNFSKNAWMTSRIFHDWFHKIFIHEVIRFSQENNLPPKAILLIDNCSAHAPIEKLQSDDGNIIAFFFPPNVTATLQPMDQNPIKLTKLNYRSMLLSQLIAEGGDLKVRLKSFSIRNAIMLLKQALYDVPERVIKKSWSKLNNWDSDQYESDDDDVPLAQLLQKDQDCNGALQAVQALLTEIEPTNNISIPEIEIWNNDVLDDDPAHDLNSDDESSGSSEFDDREVLPVVSTSTAIESVNNLIKWCTYSESFSAKHTSNLIALRNEIVIAETNKRKK; from the exons ATGCCAAATAAACGTAAGAAAAATACTTTGTCTTTGGAAACCAAAGTGCAGATCTTGGAAAAGCTTGACCAAGGTATTCAAGGGAAGCTGTTAGCCCTAGAATTTGATGTGGCGCCATCTGCAATCACCTATATCAAATCTATGAAATCATCAATTTTAAGCGCTGTTTCTAATACCTATCATAAGGCTAACAAAAAATCATTGCATATCGCTGAATATACAAAAATGGAAGCAAGACTTTATGAGTGGTTTTTAAATCAACGCGAAAAAAAGTGTACATTAACTGGGCCAATACTAAAGGAGAAAGCCAATCAAATACTCAAAGTGGAATATCCCGATAAAGATGAAATTACATTTAGCGCAAGTGATGGAAGgtttagcaaatttaaaaaacgacaCGGAAtacgttttctaaaaatttgtggCGAGATTCTCTCTAGTGATGTTGCTTCAGTCACCCGGTTTATTCACAGATTTCGCGCAAAAGTCGATGAGATGGGTCTAATGGagtcacaaatatataatgtaGATGAAACCGGATTATTTTACCGTTGTTTACCTGACAAAACATACGTCTCTCTTTTCGAGAAAACCACCCCCGGGTATAAAATCCAGAAGGAACGAATTTCAGTGTTACTTGGTGTAAATGCTGATGGATCACATAAATTAATGCCATTATTAattggaaaagcaaaaaaaccaagAAGTTTCCAAGGATTCAATAATCCACTTCATgacaacttttcaaaaaatgcttGGATGACATCTCGGATTTTTCATGATTGGTTTCACAAGATATTTATTCATGAg GTGATTCGTTTCTCTCAGGAAAATAATTTGCCTCCGAAGGCAATTTTGCTAATTGACAACTGCTCTGCTCATGCACCAATTGAGAAACTTCAAAGCGACGATGGAAAtataattgcatttttctttccaCCAAATGTAACAGCAACTTTACAACCAATGGATCAGAATCCTATTAAGTTAACCAAGCTAAACTACAGAAGTATGCTTCTTTCTCAATTAATTGCTGAAGGAGGTGACCTCAAGGTTCGCTTGAAATCCTTTTCAATTCGAAATGCAATCATGCTATTAAAGCAAGCTTTGTATGATGTTCCAGAAAGAGTAATAAAAAAGTCCTGGTCAAAGTTGAACAACTGGGACTCTGATCAGTATGAAAGTGATGACGATGATGTGCCACTAGCACAGCTACTGCAAAAAGATCAAGACTGCAATGGAGCTCTTCAGGCAGTTCAAGCACTTTTAACAGAAATAGAGCCAACTAATAACATTAGCATACCAGAAATTGAAATATGGAACAATGATGTGCTTGATGACGACCCTGCACATGATCTCAATAGCGATGATGAGTCTTCAGGTAGCAGCGAATTTGATGACCGGGAGGTCTTACCAGTTGTCTCTACTTCTACAGCCATTGAAAGcgtcaataatttaataaaatggtgTACTTATAGTGAATCGTTTTCCGCAAAGCACACAAGCAATCTGATAGCTCTTCGCAATGAGATTGTTATTgcagaaacaaataaaaggaagaaGTAA